The region CCATGAACGCCCGCGAAGCCCGACCCGAACCGGTATGGCAGTCGCAGAACCCGAATACGGGGGAGTCATGATCTCGGAAGCCCCGCCGCGCCGATTGTTGGTGCTGGCAGACCTCTATTTCGCCGCCAAGCTGAAAGAGTGCGCGCGTTCATTCAGCTTTGAGACGCTCGGCGCGCGAGACGAGCAGTCGGCGTTCGAACGGATCGAGACGCACGCGCCCGAAGCCGTGTTCCTCTCGATGAACCGAGACGGCTTCGACTGGCGCGCCTTCCTGAGCGCCCTCCGCGCGAACGCTGCGACTTCGACGCTGCCCGTTCTCGTCTTCGGCAGCCACGTGGATCGAGACGGGTTCCGTGAGGCGGAAGCTCTCGGTGCGGATATCATCGTGCCGAACTCGCGCGTCGCGTCGGAGTTCCCCTACCTCTTGGCGTCGCTCGTCAAGCTCTGACCGCGCGTTGACCGGTCTGCAGCCGTCCTGCTAGAATCGTGCGCCGATACGCCACGCGGCATCACGACTCGTTTGTCAGGAGCTACGATGTTCCCACAGCGACCTGCAGGCGTGTTCCCGCCAATCGTCACTCCGCTGGACGAGCGCGAGGGTCTGGAGCCCGCCGGATTCGAGGCGCAACTGGAACGGCTCATTGCCGCCGGCGTCCATGGCATCTACCTGCTGGGCTCGTCAGGAGAGTGGGTGACGCTGCGCGAGGATGTCCGCGACGATGTGGTCCGCACCGCAGTACGGCTCGTGAATGGACGCGTTCCGATCATTTGCTGCGTCATGGACACGTCGACGGAGCGCGTCCTCGACAACGCCGCGCGCGTGCGCGATCTGGGCGTCGAAGCCATCGCGACGACCCCGCCGTTCTACTACATGCCCTTCGCGAACGCCGACCTGATCGACTTCTACGAACGCGTCGCCCATGCCGCTGGACTCCCGACCTTCATCTACAACATCCCGAGCACGACGAAGGTGATGATCCCGCCGGAGGTCATCGAGGAGCTCGCCGACTTGCCGAACATCGTCGG is a window of Candidatus Poribacteria bacterium DNA encoding:
- a CDS encoding dihydrodipicolinate synthase family protein: MFPQRPAGVFPPIVTPLDEREGLEPAGFEAQLERLIAAGVHGIYLLGSSGEWVTLREDVRDDVVRTAVRLVNGRVPIICCVMDTSTERVLDNAARVRDLGVEAIATTPPFYYMPFANADLIDFYERVAHAAGLPTFIYNIPSTTKVMIPPEVIEELADLPNIVGIKDSSGNWIQAIELIDRVGERDDFVVFLGSHVLAGGAMLFGAKGAVMSLANIDPRACCDLFDAAMRRDIDAVHRIQRRLLHLGSIYKHGREIPCMKTALELMGVCGARATHPMMPVSPEGRTAIADILRSLDLL